One part of the Plasmodium cynomolgi strain B DNA, chromosome 3, whole genome shotgun sequence genome encodes these proteins:
- a CDS encoding VIR-like CYIR protein (putative), which produces MSLYSIDFLNFKYNEDNKFEKLYSQKIHKALKKDVINADYDQYCPDINLHETEKNVVKNLCKNIIFNLNELLNVKDIGENNRERFLNVKY; this is translated from the exons ATGTCTCTCTATAGTATTGACttcttaaattttaaatataatgaa GacaataaatttgaaaagttGTATTCgcaaaaaatacataaagcATTGAAGAAAGATGTAATAAATGCGGATTATGATCAATATTGCCCAGATATAAATCTGcatgaaacagaaaaaaatgttgttaaAAATCTTTGTAAAAACATTATATTCAATTTGAATGAATTATTGAATGTTAAAGATATAGGGGAAAATAATAGAGAgcgttttttaaatgtaaaatacTGA